The sequence TCTGGATTGACCGACGCCTTTACCCGGACCGGCGCTTTCGGATCCACCACCGTTCCGCGGGACACGGTGCGTTTGGCCGGATTGCCCGAAACCGGGTTGCCCCCCTCCCAGGTCACCGCGTCGAAAGCCTCCGAACTGTTCGGCCGAAGTTTCAGGGTCACAACGACATCGGATTCCTCTTCGGAATAGGCCGCCGCATAGATCGCAACCTTCTCCTTCTCGCCGATCTTCTTGGCGTTCTCGACCTCGAAGCCGACCAGCTCCGGGATGATCGTAAGCGCGATCTGACGGGAGCCGCCGTCTGATTCCGCCTTGACCGTCAGGGGCCGCCCCTTTGCCGTGACCCTGTCGAGCGCCACTTCCGCGGCGGCGCCTGCGGATTGCGTCGCCCCGGCCCAGGTGACCGCCGGCATCTCGCCGACCGGCGGCGGATCGAACAATGCCGTCACCCGGACCGCCGTCCCGCCATATTGCGCCCGGTAGGCATCCACCCCGGTGGAGGTCGCTCCGTCCACCCGCAGCCCGACCAGCTTCGATTTGCTCACCGGCGCGACCGACCCTTCCGGCAGAAGCTTCTCGATCGCCTGCTCGAACCATGCGCCGCTCTGCTTGGTCGAGGCCGCGATCTGACCCGTCAGCGTGTCGACTTCGGTATTGAACGGGCCCGGCGGCGTGCCGCCGTAGAAATTCTTGATGATGAAGGCCTGCCAGCCGCTCTGCGGCGGAAGCACCGGACCGAGATTCTCCAGTGCCTCCGTCCGGCGCGGAATGCCGGTCTTTGCAAACAGACAATCCTGCATGGACAGCTTCTGGATATTGCCGTCGACGGCATCGGCGAAACGCCGGAGCCCCGACGCCGAGAACGGATATTCGATGACCGCGAAGGGATTGTAGTCCCGGTCTTCCAGGCGATGCAGTTTAGGCTCGCCGATGTCGTAGTTCGTCCGCGCAACCGGATCGTCGAGCCGCATCCCTGTCTCGGCCAGCACTATCGCCCGGAGCGCCTTGGCCGGATCCTGGTCCTTTCCATGCGCACCGCCCGGCAGCACCCACTGCCCCGCATGGTCGGGTATCTGCCCGCGGATCTTCTTCGACCCGGCCCAGGTCTGGATGAACACCCGCTGGCCAAGCAGGACGAGCTGCTCGATGTCACCGGGCGCATGGGCAAGCAGATAGACGAAGGGCATGGTCGGACTCCCCAACGGACAGGCTCGTCGGTTCGACGTCCGGCCGTCCGATTCTGTGAAGGCGGAAGCCGTGACGCACCTGCCGTCCCGCCCGCTGTCCGAAGGTTTCCCTGTTCCTTGAGTTCACCCTTGCCCGGCCATGGGCCCGGTCCGTATAAGGGGCCTTTAATGACAAGCTCTCAGCCATCGGCCACAAGTGACGCGCCCGCGCTCCGACTCCAGCACCTGCTGGGGATCGAAGGACTGTCGCGCCCCGACATCGAAGCGCTCCTGGATCTTTCCGACCGCTATGTCGATCTCAACCGCCGCGCGGACAAGAAAATGTCGAGCCTGCGCGGGCGGACGATCATCAACCTGTTCTTCGAGGACTCGACGCGCACGCGGACGAGTTTCGAGCTCGCCGGCAAGCGGCTGGGCGCCGATGTGCTCAACATGTCGGTCGGCACCAGTTCGGTGAAGAAGGGCGAGACGCTGATCGACACCGCGGTCACCCTGAACGCCATGCACCCGGACGTGCTGACCATCCGCCACGCGGACTCGGGCGCGGTCCACCTGCTCGCCCAGAAGGTCAATTGCGGCGTGATCAATGCCGGCGACGGCAGCCACGAGCATCCGACCCAGGCCCTGCTCGACGCCCTGACGATCCGCCGGCGCAAGGGCGAGATCACCGGCCTCACCGTCGCGATCTGCGGCGACGTCGCGCACAGCCGCGTCGCCCGCTCCAACATCCATCTGCTCTCGATCATGGGGGCGCGGGTCCGCATCGTGGCGCCGCCGACCCTTATCCCGGCCGGACTCGAGCGATTCGGCGTTGAGATCTATCATGACATGCGCACCGGCCTCGCGGACTGCGACATCGTCATGATGCTGCGGCTGCAGAACGAGCGCATGCAGGCGAGCTACATCCCCTCGATCCGCGAGTACTACAAGCTCTTCGGCCTCGATCACGACAAGCTCTCGGTCGCCAGGCCCGACGCGCTGGTGATGCATCCGGGACCGATGAACCGCGGCGTTGAGATCGACTCCGACGTCGCCGACGACATCGAACGCAGCCTGATCCGCGAGCAGGTCGAGATGGGTGTCGCCGTCCGTATGGCCTGCCTCGAGGTGCTGGCCCAGTCTCAGCTCGAACCGTGGGCGAAAAACCAGTGAAGCGCACGATCTTCAAGAATGCCCGCCTGCTCGATCCCGCCTCCGGACTCGACAGCCAGGGCGCGATGCTCGTGGACGGCGCCCGGATCGCCGATATCGGCCCGAACATCTTCGTCGACGCGGTGCAGGACGACGTTCATGTCGTGGACTGCAAGGGGCTCTGCCTCGCGCCCGGCATCGTCGATATGCGGGTCTCCACCGGCGAGCCCGGAAACGAGCATATGGAAACCCTGGCGACCGCCGCTCACGCCGCCGTCGCCGGGGGCGTGACCACCTTCGCCTGCCTGCCCAACACCAACCCGATCGTCGACGATGTCGCGGTGCTGGAATTCGTCGAACGGCTCGGCCGCGATGTCGGGCTGGTCAACATCCATTCCTACGCCGCCGCGACCAAGGGCCTGCAGGGCAAGATCATGACCGAGCTCGGCCTGTTGCACGAAGCGGGTGCGGCCGGCTTCACGGACGGCGGCAAGGCGATCGCCCATGCCGGTGTGATGCGGCGCCTGCTCTCCTACGCCAGGCTGTTCGACACCATGATCGTCCAGCACCCCGAACTGCCGGAGCTGGTCGGCAGCGGCGTGATGAACGAAGGCGAGACCGCGACAAGGCTCGGCCTGCCGGGCATTCCGGCCGTCGCCGAAGTGATGATGGTGGAGCGCGATCTCCGCCTGCTGGAGCTGACCGGCGGGCGGCTGCATTTTTCCTGCCTTTCCACCGGAGACGCCATTGAAGCGATCCGCAAGGCCAAGGCGCGCGGATTGCAGGTCACGGCGGACACCGCCCCACCCTATTTCGCGCTCACGGAGTCCGAGGTTGTCGGCTACCGCACCTTCGCCAAGCTGTCGCCGCCGCTCCGCACCGAGGACGATCGGCGCGCGGTGATCGCGGGCATCGCCGACGGCACCATCGACGCCATCGTCAGCGCGCACACGCCGGGCGACCGCGACCAGAAGCGCCTGCCTTTCGGCCAGGCCGATTTCGGCGGCGTCGGACTGGAAACCCTGCTCTCGGTATCGCTCGAGCTGGTGCACAACGGCGATGTGCCCATGCTGACCGTGCTCAAGGCACTGACCGATACCCCGGCCGAGCTGCTGAAGTTCCCGGCGGGCCGCCTGCGCAAGGGCCACCTTGCAGACTTCATCCTGTTCGATCCCGATCGCGCGGTCAGGATCGACCGGGACGAACTGCGCGGCAAATCGAGGAACACCCCGTTCGACGAGCGCCCGGTCCAGGGCCGGGTCGAGAAGACCTATCGCGCGGGCAATCTCGTCTTCGATATCGAGACCGCGCCAGTACCGGAACGGCGGAGGTTCCCCGATGCCTGATCTGCTCGGCTCGCTCGAATTCACTTGGCCGTTTTATGCCTGCGGCCTCGCCGCCTATCTGCTCGGCTCGGTGCCGTTCGGTCTGGTTTTCACTCGCCTCGCCGGGCTTGGGGACGTGCGCAAGATCGGCTCCGGCAGCATCGGCGCGACCAATGTGCTACGCACAGGCAACAAGCTGATCGCGGTCGCCACGCTGATCTGCGACAGCGGCAAGGGCGCGGCGGCGGTACTCGTCGCGGCGCAGTACGGCCCGGACATGGCGGTCATCGCCGCAGCCGCCGCCATGCTCGGGCATTGCTATCCGGTCTGGCTGAAATTCAAGGGCGGCAAGGGCGTCGCCACCGCGTTCGGCACCCTGCTCGCGCTCTCCCCCCTCGTGGCCGGACTTGCCGGAGTGACTTGGCTCGCGATGGCGGTACTGTTCCGCTATTCCTCACTCGCCGCCCTCACAGCCTCCGTTGCCGCGCCCTTCTATATGGAGTGGCTGGTCGACCGGCAGCATGCGGAGCTCGCCGCGTTCATGGCGGTGCTGATTTTCATCCGCCACCACGCGAATATCCGCCGCCTGCTCAAGGGCGAAGAAAGCAAGATCAAGCTCTCCAAGAGCAAGCCAACCGCCTAGAGTCCCCCTGCCCTGCGCAGAAATCTTCCCGGCCCGTCCATGAAAGGGCCGAGAGGAGAACCGCCATGGTCAGAAACAAACGGTCCCCCGGCCCGCCGGACGCGGCCGAGCGGATCGCCCGCCTCCGTCTGATCCGTACGGAGAATGTCGGTCCGGTCACCTTCCAGCACCTGCTCGTCCGTTTCGGTTCGGCAGCGGAGGCGCTTGACCGGTTGCCGGATCTTGCGCGGCGGGGCGGACGGAAAAAGAAGCTCGCCATTCCCGAGGTCGGAGAGATCGAAAAGGAAATCGCCGAGAACGAACGGCAGGGTGCCCGTCTCATCGTCATCGGCGAGCCGGACTATCCGGCGATGCTGGCACAGATCGAAGGCGCGCCGGCCGCGCTCTCGCTGATGGGGCATCCGCATCTCTTCCTGGAGCCGGCTATCTCCATCGTCGGCGCGCGCAACGCATCCGGTAATGCGCTCCGCTTCACCGAACGGATCGCCCGCGACCTCGGGGCGCATGGTATTGTTATCGTCTCCGGCCTCGCCCGCGGAATCGACACCGCCGCGCACCAGGGATCAATCGAAAGCGGAACGATCGCAGTCGTCGCGGGCGGCGCGGATATCGTCTATCCGCCGGAGAACGAGGCGCTGAGAGACCGCATCGTCGCGGAAGGTGCGCTGCTCGCCGAAGCGCCCATCGGCACCCGCCCGCTGGCGCGACATTTCCCCGCCCGTAACAGGATCATCTCCGGCCTGACACGGGCGACGCTCGTGGTGGAGGCGGCCAAGCGTTCCGGCTCCCTGATCACTGCGCGTTTCGCCGCAGACCAGGGACGCGAGGTTTGCGCCGTGCCCGGATCGCCGATGGATCCGCGCTGCGCCGGCAGCAACGGCCTGCTCCGCGACGGGGCGCATCTGATCGAACGGGCGGAGGACCTCATGACCTTGCTTCTCGAAGGTGGCATACGCGAAGAACCGGCCGCGTCCGAGCAATATTCGCTCGACGGTGTAGCACCGCAAATCGTTGAGAAAATCGACGACGCAGCGCGGGCTTCAGTGCTCGCCATGCTGGACGCGACACCTCTACCGGTTGACGAAATCATTCGCCGATGCCAATTGTCACCGCCGGTGGTCCTTACCATTCTTCTGGAAGCGGAGCTGGCCGGCGAGGCCGAACGCCATCCGGGAAACAACGTGGCGCGGCGCTATAAACCTTTGTAAATACGGAGGTTTAATCGTCGGCACCGGACCACCACCGCAAGAAAGGACGTCCGGTTAGCCGCATGAAAATTGTCGTCGTCGAGTCGCCGGCCAAAGCCAAAACCATCAACAAATACCTTGGCAGCGACTACAAGGTGCTCGCCAGCTATGGGCATATACGTGACCTACCGTCAAAAGACGGATCGGTCGATCCCGATGCCGATTTCGCGATGGTCTGGGAAGCGCAGCCGCGCGCCGAGAAGCAAATCAAGGAAATCGCCAGCGCGGTGAAGGGAGCCGAGCGGCTCTATCTCGCGACTGACCCGGATCGCGAGGGCGAGGCCATTTCCTGGCACGTGCAGAACGTGCTCACCGACCGCAAGGCCCTGAAGGGCGTCGACGTCAAACGCGTGGTCTTCAACGAGATCACCAAGCGCGCCGTGCTGGACGCGATCGACAATCCGCGCGATCTCGACCAGGACCTGGTGGACGCCTATCTTGCCCGCCGGGCACTCGATTATCTCGTCGGCTTCACCCTCTCGCCGGTGCTCTGGCGCAAGCTGCCGGGCTCCCGCTCGGCCGGCCGCGTGCAGTCCGTCGCGCTGCGCCTGATCTGCGAGCGTGAAGCCGAGATCGAGGCCTTCCGCACCGACGAGTACTGGACCATCGACGCCCAGTTCCGCACCAAGGAACGGAAGAATTTCACCGCCCGCCTGACCCATCTCGACGGCACCAAGCTGGACAAGCTTTCCATCGGCACCGAAGCGGCGGCGAAGGAAGCTGTCGCGCGCGTCGAGGGCGGCGCTTACTCAGTGCGCTCGCTCGAAAAGAAGCAGACCAAGCGCAACCCCTACCCGCCCTTCACCACCTCGACCCTGCAGCAGGAGGCCTCGCGCAAGCTCGGCTTCGGCGCCTCACGCACGATGCAGATCGCGCAGAAGCTCTATGAGGGGATCGATCTCGGCGGCGAGACCGTCGGTCTCATCACCTATATGCGAACCGACGGCGTGCAGCTCAGCCAGGAAGCCGTCTTCGCCATCCGCGACGATATCGGCAAGAATTTCGGCGACCGCTACCTCCCGAACAGCCCGCGGATGTACAAGAACAAGTCGAAGAACGCACAGGAGGCCCACGAGGCGATCCGCCCGACCGACGTACGTCGTCATCCGAAACAGATGGCGGCGCATCTCGACAAGGACATGCTCCGGCTCTACGAGCTGATCTGGAAGCGCACCGTCGCCTGCCAGATGGCGAGCGCGGAACTTGACCAGACCACAGCCATCATCGGCGCCGCCGACAACCGGGCAGAGTTCCGTGCGACGGGCTCCATCGTCACCTTCGACGGCTTCCTCAAGCTCTACCAGGAGACGCGGGACGACCCGACGCAGGACGACGACGAGAACGACCGCCTGCTGCCCCCGATGGCCGAACGCGAGGCTCTGGCGCACGACAAGACCATGCCGGAACAGCATTTCACCCAGCCGCCGCCACGCTACAGCGAGGCGAGCCTGGTGAAGAAGATGGAGGAACTCGGCATCGGCCGTCCGTCGACCTATGCCAGCATCCTGCAGGTGCTCCAGGACCGGAACTATGTCCGGCTCGACAAGCGCCGCTTCATTCCGGAGGACCGCGGCCGTCTGGTCACCACCTTCCTCTCGAACTTCTTCACCCGCTATGTGCAGTACAACTTCACGGCGGAGATGGAGGATGCGCTCGACAACATCGCCGAGGGTACCGTCGCCTGGAAGAAGGTCCTGCAGGACTTCTGGAAGGCCTTCCGCGAGGCGGTCGACAATACGAAAGAGCTGAAGATCTCGGACGTTCTGAACGCACTCGACGAGGAACTCGGCCCGCACTTCTTCCCGGTCGACGAGAACGGCGCCAGCGTCCGCACCTGCCCGACCTGCGGCCAGGGACGGCTCGGCCTGAAGCTTGGGAAGTTCGGCGCCTTCATCGGCTGCTCGAACTATCCGGAATGCAAGTACACGCGGCAGATGACGCAGGCCGGCGACGGCAGCGAGGACGGCACCGCCGATCTCGCCAACGGCCCGAAGATCCTCGGCCAGGATCCGGCCACCGGTCTCGACGTCTCCCTGCGCAAGGGGCCGTACGGTACCTATGTGCAGCTCGGCGAGAAGACGGACGACAATCCGAAACCGAAACGCGCTTCGCTCACCAAGGGCATGAACCCGGCGGACGTGACGCTTGAACCGGCGCTGGCGCTCCTTGCCCTGCCGCGCGAGGTCGGCCCGGATCC is a genomic window of Nisaea sediminum containing:
- a CDS encoding aspartate carbamoyltransferase catalytic subunit, producing MTSSQPSATSDAPALRLQHLLGIEGLSRPDIEALLDLSDRYVDLNRRADKKMSSLRGRTIINLFFEDSTRTRTSFELAGKRLGADVLNMSVGTSSVKKGETLIDTAVTLNAMHPDVLTIRHADSGAVHLLAQKVNCGVINAGDGSHEHPTQALLDALTIRRRKGEITGLTVAICGDVAHSRVARSNIHLLSIMGARVRIVAPPTLIPAGLERFGVEIYHDMRTGLADCDIVMMLRLQNERMQASYIPSIREYYKLFGLDHDKLSVARPDALVMHPGPMNRGVEIDSDVADDIERSLIREQVEMGVAVRMACLEVLAQSQLEPWAKNQ
- the pyrC gene encoding dihydroorotase gives rise to the protein MKRTIFKNARLLDPASGLDSQGAMLVDGARIADIGPNIFVDAVQDDVHVVDCKGLCLAPGIVDMRVSTGEPGNEHMETLATAAHAAVAGGVTTFACLPNTNPIVDDVAVLEFVERLGRDVGLVNIHSYAAATKGLQGKIMTELGLLHEAGAAGFTDGGKAIAHAGVMRRLLSYARLFDTMIVQHPELPELVGSGVMNEGETATRLGLPGIPAVAEVMMVERDLRLLELTGGRLHFSCLSTGDAIEAIRKAKARGLQVTADTAPPYFALTESEVVGYRTFAKLSPPLRTEDDRRAVIAGIADGTIDAIVSAHTPGDRDQKRLPFGQADFGGVGLETLLSVSLELVHNGDVPMLTVLKALTDTPAELLKFPAGRLRKGHLADFILFDPDRAVRIDRDELRGKSRNTPFDERPVQGRVEKTYRAGNLVFDIETAPVPERRRFPDA
- the plsY gene encoding glycerol-3-phosphate 1-O-acyltransferase PlsY; translated protein: MPDLLGSLEFTWPFYACGLAAYLLGSVPFGLVFTRLAGLGDVRKIGSGSIGATNVLRTGNKLIAVATLICDSGKGAAAVLVAAQYGPDMAVIAAAAAMLGHCYPVWLKFKGGKGVATAFGTLLALSPLVAGLAGVTWLAMAVLFRYSSLAALTASVAAPFYMEWLVDRQHAELAAFMAVLIFIRHHANIRRLLKGEESKIKLSKSKPTA
- the dprA gene encoding DNA-processing protein DprA, producing MVRNKRSPGPPDAAERIARLRLIRTENVGPVTFQHLLVRFGSAAEALDRLPDLARRGGRKKKLAIPEVGEIEKEIAENERQGARLIVIGEPDYPAMLAQIEGAPAALSLMGHPHLFLEPAISIVGARNASGNALRFTERIARDLGAHGIVIVSGLARGIDTAAHQGSIESGTIAVVAGGADIVYPPENEALRDRIVAEGALLAEAPIGTRPLARHFPARNRIISGLTRATLVVEAAKRSGSLITARFAADQGREVCAVPGSPMDPRCAGSNGLLRDGAHLIERAEDLMTLLLEGGIREEPAASEQYSLDGVAPQIVEKIDDAARASVLAMLDATPLPVDEIIRRCQLSPPVVLTILLEAELAGEAERHPGNNVARRYKPL
- the topA gene encoding type I DNA topoisomerase, encoding MKIVVVESPAKAKTINKYLGSDYKVLASYGHIRDLPSKDGSVDPDADFAMVWEAQPRAEKQIKEIASAVKGAERLYLATDPDREGEAISWHVQNVLTDRKALKGVDVKRVVFNEITKRAVLDAIDNPRDLDQDLVDAYLARRALDYLVGFTLSPVLWRKLPGSRSAGRVQSVALRLICEREAEIEAFRTDEYWTIDAQFRTKERKNFTARLTHLDGTKLDKLSIGTEAAAKEAVARVEGGAYSVRSLEKKQTKRNPYPPFTTSTLQQEASRKLGFGASRTMQIAQKLYEGIDLGGETVGLITYMRTDGVQLSQEAVFAIRDDIGKNFGDRYLPNSPRMYKNKSKNAQEAHEAIRPTDVRRHPKQMAAHLDKDMLRLYELIWKRTVACQMASAELDQTTAIIGAADNRAEFRATGSIVTFDGFLKLYQETRDDPTQDDDENDRLLPPMAEREALAHDKTMPEQHFTQPPPRYSEASLVKKMEELGIGRPSTYASILQVLQDRNYVRLDKRRFIPEDRGRLVTTFLSNFFTRYVQYNFTAEMEDALDNIAEGTVAWKKVLQDFWKAFREAVDNTKELKISDVLNALDEELGPHFFPVDENGASVRTCPTCGQGRLGLKLGKFGAFIGCSNYPECKYTRQMTQAGDGSEDGTADLANGPKILGQDPATGLDVSLRKGPYGTYVQLGEKTDDNPKPKRASLTKGMNPADVTLEPALALLALPREVGPDPESGEIILAGIGRYGPYLKIGSTYISIPAGDDVLTIGINRAVDLIANNPKKKSAGRELGEYDGKPVTVGAGRFGPYVKHQKIYATIPKSIVPEEVTLEQAIELIKAKAEKAGTGKTAKAAPAKKAPAKKAAAKKTAAKKKPAAKKSASKKADSTKDPAQAAGDD